The genomic window CCTTTAATGTTAATTCAACTCAAATATGAAATCCATGCTTTCTGCTGCATCTGCTTTAACACCTTTGCCTTTGTATGTTTCTAGGTTGGACAGATTCAAAGCTGCCTCTTTTACACTGAGATTTGCACatctttttcttcaaagcatCTAATAAGATATGCAGCTCACATTGCAGAATAATGAATAATCAGGACAATTTCATATGCACTCCTggtaattaaaaagaaagagctaCAGATATAACCACAGAAAATAGAAGTGACTTCTTTCTCCACTGCCCACAAAAACCATCATCATTCCCGTGACTCATCACATCAGagcccagaaaaaaaagaatatgcaTATGGTATGAATAGGTCTTGTTAAAATTGCACATCCTTAAGCTCTATCAGGCTGGGTGCAGAAGATTCTCCTTCCTGAAAATCTTTCAGTATGCTCCAGTTTCTGCAAAGGTCTATGCTCAGCTGAGGTACATGAAAGTAGTGGCATTTTCCTCATACCTGCACCCATCTCTTGGTAGTTGTTCTGTATTCATGATTACTGCAAATATTAACAGTGATATATGAACAGATAGTTCAGTAGCACTTACTGGGTTCAGGCAATCCCCTGCATATAGAAACAGAATACCCTAGATGTCTTTAAAGAAATGCTAACTACAACCCTGGAAACTTCACGGGACAGCTAAGTTTCTCCAAAGGACAGAGCTGCTTCAAATGGACACCAATTTAACAGATGCTTTCTGATTTATCATTCTCATGTaagttttcctgctcttttctgttttccaaaactTGCCTCCATAGGCAATGCAATCAGTGTAGCAGCATAACTGCATAAGCAAAGCTGTGGAGATATAAGAAAGTCTAAGTAAGGACTATTTTTCACTCTAAGTTACTTTAGTAGCACAATCACAAGTAGCACTACTTAAGTAGCACAATCAcaattccaaaataatttacCTTAAGATCAATAGATTTTCTTCCAGCAGGAAACTGGAATTGTTTACCACAGATAAAAACACCAAGGaaaaaagtgaacaaaaataaaacacactaAGTCTTGAAAAAGGCATAACGAGAAAAATTTGGCCTTTTAAATGGAATGGTCTTTGCAGACAACTTCCCATCTGAGATGTCCAGAGAACTTTTGACATTTTGTCTGTAAAAAGACTGTTagaaacatttgcttttttcccactttaattcattttcatatttcacaACAGGGTAAGAGGCAGACACACTGTAACTACGGACTTAAGACCAGATGATGCTACAACGGCAAACAGTACACTAGAAATGTTCCTGCATAGGAGAGGCTGGGGGAGGAAGACTGGCTGATGCATTTGACAAATTCGTATCTGTTTTGATggagagaaataattttcattattcattaCAAAAATCATACCTaaacataataaaaagaaacacaaatgctGTCAGATTGTGCATCTCTTGGTGACTGTGGTCTGGACATTTATTTAAAGGAAGCACTGAAACAGGGAAGAGCAAACCCTGTGCACTTCAAACTCCAAGAAAAGTTTTGCATTTGACTTTGACCTGACAGAGGAACAGAAATACAGGATAAAAATTTTTCAACACTATTTCCCCATCACTAGAGCTCACACTCCTGAATGGCATTTGCAagaacccagaaaaaaaaagtaggtttgAAGAtacataaagaaattaaaatgttagaCAGCTCCTGCTATGGATCTTGAATTTCTGAGACAAACAACATTCCTCATTCTGCCTCAAGTCGAGGTAAGACAGGAAGAATAAGATTTCCAAATGCAGAGTCTTGAGTTATGAAGTATCCTGAGGAGTGTGCATGTGCAtgctggaaagagaaaagcatttgTTAAAGCATAactccctgcagcactgacatGATTTAAGACTTCATGGCTTCTGCagcattaattatttatttctcccaGTTTGCTCCTTAATTCTGATAGTCAAATTCAAACCCAGCATATTAGATCAGCTACATCAGAATAGGGCCCATCAAGATAATTAACCTGGACATTCTCTTCTGCTCATTTTAGCTGACCTCATGGAGGTGGAGCAAACCAACTCCTGATTGCTCTTCTTTGACTAGACCCCATGTTTCCACTTCCACTCCCTTCCATAACCAGCTTGCAATTCTTGGTTTATGACAGCTGCTACACAGACTGCCACTGGACACAATCCCAAACAGGAGACACCAGGATTCTGTTCATGTCATGTAAATATATGCTTGTTCACCTGAGGGAGGCAGCTGCTGTATGGTTCTGGAACACCTTTGTGAAATCCTACATATCCTTCCCCAGTTAAAAGGCTGGACTCCAGCAAGTTAGACGTTCTGCAtattccctccctcccccactAGGGAAGATCCCTGCTGGATCTCAAATTCAGCCTGAATTTAGTGTGCCCTTTAGTGTGCCCCTGGAGTGATCAAGCCTAACTGGCACAGTGAGCTGCACCAGgaacagcatggccagcaggccAAGGGGAGCCCTCTGAGCTCAGTCTGAGATACAAACTGGGGCTTTTCAATATCTCtaggagcagggctgctctctgaAGGGATGCACATCTAAAACAGAGCCAAACTGAACTCTGACTATATCAGCTCACCTGCAGTGCAgccttctgctgtgctgcaaTGTGCTGTTGCTCAGCATGATCACGGAAATCCTTATTCAGAGGTGATCTTGCAAGTGCAATGCTGCAAGAAAGAACAAGATGGTATGACACAAACCACAGCCAAAACATGTGTTCTTGCCATTCTAGCCACGGATATTATGACTTCCTGAGCTGTCATTTCACTTATGGCTTGACAATTGTCAGTTACTGTTTGTAATTACTATCTGTAaatttaagagagaaaaaaaaaaaaggtagatgGAGTGAGCACAGCTGTATAATTTGAGCCATCATAAACAATTCCTGCCAAACTAAACCTGAAGCCTATTGTGGATTTTGCCCATGGGGTGAgtcccactgaagtcaatgaaaCCACTGAGGTGCAGTGTTAGACAATGCAAGGAATTTCTAAAGCAGCTTTGTGCTTTCACCACTACTCAGTCACTGAGTGACTGTTCTAAACAGCTGCTATAAACAGAAGCACTAACAAGAGCTCTGCAGATTTCAGTTCAAGAACAGGTCTTTGGTGGAAGGGAACCAGTTCATTACCTATGATAAAGGAGCTTCCTATTAATGTTAACTGAAATGATGATCCCTTGGTAACAGTTTGGAGTACCTAAAACTGATTTAGCATATCTATCTCACTGCAGCATAaggtttcaaattaaaatttactgATGTTTTTTCTTGTCATTTATACCTTAGCACTTGTCTGCCTTCTTAAACCAAAAAGAAGACATAAAAAGCACTCCCAACTCTATATATAAAGTAACACGGAGATCAGGTGAGGGCTGCCATTAGAACTGTATTGCAAGACAATTCTCAACTACCTCTGAAACTATCACTGGAGACTGCTGCTGAAAACCCTGTTCTTACCAGTCACAGAGACAGATGTACAAATGACAAGGATTCCAAGCACACTCATCAATAGAATTTTACCAGTGCTTTCAATGTCAACAGCTGATTTAGTAAATCAGTTTTTGATAAGCAGCCATGTTCATGAAAAGATCTGCAGCCAAATCTATGCTTAAATGCATAACAAAAACTAAACAATTCAGAAAAATTTTTGGTTATGGCAAATATTAAGATAAGTTTCACTGCTGGAGAAGAGTGCTACTcagtttatttaaaacacaatattttcagtgattttggAAGCATTTAATTTGCAATTTGTAATCTGTACCCTCTAACTTTTCAATAAGATTTTTGTAGATAAGCTTAAGGCTGTACCATAAGCTACCATTTTCCAAGAGAGGTCTTCTGTTCTTGGATACAGGATTTTCACATGTCAAGTACAGAAATCAACTCATTCACCCTTACACTGTCCCTGCCACTGTTGTGTTTTAGGTATATCAAGCTCTTTTGGTCAAGTTTGCACCATTTTTATGGTCTCAATTTTGACAACTCTGTGGTCCAAGATCCTTGGCACAATATCAAAAACTGGCAGCTTCTAGAAAATCACACATCAGCCCACCACACCAAAGTAGAGAGTGTGACTGCTGCATTGTATGTTCCACCCATGCCCACCTTCAAAACTAGAAAATTCTAATTCTGCTCACTAGAATACAGTGTTGtatttccttaaagaaaaaagagagtaaACAAGCACTCCCTGAAGCTCTGTCAGACTTACAATGAAGCACCGAAACACTGTTGCCAGGAGCTGTACATAACAGTATgatattctgattttctttccaaCAATTTTGCTCAAATAATAACTACATAAAGTTATTGATAGTAACTTCTTACCTCACTCAGAAGTCTACATCAGGCAATTTCAAGTATTCTACATGTTTTTTGACATTATGAAGGAATTAAAAGTGCCATGGAATCTCTTAGAAGAAAAGACTCAGGCAGCACTCAGACTGTAGTCAGAGTATTTGACTCTTGTACAGGCGTTGTGGGTTACGCTGTGTCTAGAATGTGGCACTGTACTCACTTCACCATAATCCCGAAGTTTAAGGATGCCAATTTCTCCACAAAAATTATTGTGTGATTTTCTAGTTACTGATTTATgacaaaaatctgattttcttgtCTTGTATGGGAGAAATCCCAGTAGCACCCTTCAATTCAGATTAGACTATTACACTTTATGGTGTAGAATCATCCCTACAACACTGCATCTTTTACAGGATTATCTGCTGTAACATACACTGGCTTTGTCTTGCACATAGGGAGTTTCAAGAATAACTCACTCCTGCTGTAATTGCTCTTCTCTAAGCACACAAAATCCTGAACCTAATGGTCTGCTACTTCCATTCCCCAGAGCATTTCAGCTTaataatgaaatgttttctcaGTGTCTGCTTCCTGGTTTTTCTTTATGGTAGACTTTAATACACTTGAGTAAACATATCTGATTATCTCATTCTCAAATGGAAATTATATAAGCCAAAATTCATGCTATGTAAACCATTTGAAATACTAATACGTTCCTAAAGAGCAATGTCCTTCTGCCTTGTTATTAAAGATGGTCAGAATACACGTCTGTTAAGTATTTATCTAAGTTTACAGCTCACTagctgtttggctttttttccttgatgtaATCAGTGATGTCCCAACAGGTCTAAGAACATAAAATACCTGGCTCCAGGGTGATTTGTGGAAGACTGGTTTTGCATAAGtaactttctcttctccttgtCTAGTTCTGCCAGGATTGCAACCctatttttattctggaaaCCTGGtgagaatgacagaaaaatattagagATATTTATTTGACTTCTGTGGCCCAACTCTAACCCTGTGGAATTAGAAGTCTCTGTAGAAAATTACTCTAAGATGAATACACTGATCTTCATTTGAAAATACTATTATTAAATAGGCTTCATTTTTCAGCATGCAATAGCTTCCATAAGCTATCATGCATAAACAGAGGCTTTAACTCAGAGGCTTTAAAACAGAGGCTTTAAACTCAGGTTAGAGCCTATCCCTTCCCAAGCCAGCTCTGGAGCTTCAATCAAGGTTTATGATCAAATAGCTGCCTTCCAAAAAGAAGTAAGCTTACCAGgctctaaatttaaaaagtagtcTCTGAATGTTCAACTCAACAATAACAATGGAGTAATATAAGCATGGGGCTTAATTTCTCATGTCAGAAGTCAAAACTGTAACACaagcattttatatatataacagGTAAGAATGAGCAAATCACTAAGCTTGCACATGTGTTTATACAAACACGTTTCACTCAATCTATgaagaaaagtttaaatataATGTGTCCTATACACACTACCCTTATTCTGAGTATGATCAAATGCTGGAATAGAGAAGCAAATTTAAACTACTGAACTGTCTGTACACAATATAAGAATGTGGCCTCCATTTGTTTTCATCATTCTTCCAAAGCGACCTTGAATACTAGAGAAAGGGTCAGGAAGTAGGGTGACTTGAGAGAATTTCAAAAATGCCCAAAATAGCTGCCATCTATGTGTTTTTCAAAGTTGCCTTCTAAATGCAAATATGGCAAAACTCCTGTACCTACACAGGACTCATATAATAAAGGATCTCACTGCAGCCCTCAAACCAACCAGATGCACAAGCCCCTGCTGTTGCCCAGTATGCCCAAACAGCACAACTGAGGACAACAGCTCCAGAGCTGACTCTTACACTCCTCTATGCCACCAAGGACACTCCTCATGGCAGAAATACACACTTCTCGAATCTCTTATTTGCTGCTGTTCTACAAATAACAAGCTATGAcaacatcattaaaaaaaaaaaaaaagataagtaaAAGTAAAGCTCTCCTTTATTTCCTCCACACAAAAGTCCAAGATTCCCCCTGGAAATTGCTGCATGCCGTGCCCCTGCCCTACAAACTGTCTTAGTGACAGCACTAAAGCATGGTAGCCCACAAGCTGTGAGGAAGGCCACATATGGTAACTCTTAAGGAGAGTATTTGCATGTCAAGGTAAAATGATTTACTTTCAGTAGCTGCACTTGAAGTTCATCCTCTTTGACAGACCTTGTGCAGATGCTCAATTACATAATCCAGTATCCCTTTTATCTGCATGGCTTAATGAAGGAGACAATCACCAGAGAAACCTTCAACTCTAAATAACAATATGCATCTGTACTGCCTTGCTGTTGAACACTCACCTTTTTCTTCTACCATGCCTAATATACACACACATCCATAAACTTCAGTGTCTCAAGAGCTCTCGAAAGGAGCACAGCCTTTTGTTTATATTGTACTATGGTTTTATGTAAGATCATCCACAATAATTTTGACATTTGTTAATAAgattttcattacatttaatTAATTGGTATTTTCACTAATCTCTCCTTCCTATGTGGCATTAGCTCCACTTAAACTCTGATAAGAGTACTGATTCAGGCCTTTGATGTTTCTCCGTTCTTCGGGTACTGTACGctatctcttttattttttttttaagaccttGTGCTTGCAATGAATCTGAAACCTTAAAACAGAGCTGACATACAAAGGCTGACAAATCTTGCCAACAGCCTAGGATTTAATAtctctgagctgcagcctgcccagacTTTACTTTCTTGTAAATTTTGGAGACAATACATGGATAGGATGACCAAATTACCTCTTAGAGGGCCTGATCTAAAACAACCATATGTTTGTGTGCTCATTCTACACAATTTTAATCCAAAAACCTTTATACTTGACCTATTACTCAGCACCCTTCTGATACTGCTTGCTTATCCTGAACTGCATAAATTTAAATGCATGTTTGGAATTCACAAGATATGATgcttaaggaaagaaaaaggagaccACTTTTTAATATAAGTTTGTgatctaaaaaaataaagattaaatatgCTTAAATTTATCATGAAGCAGATGGTATGATTCAGAAAAGCCTGAGacatttaaaatgctgtttttaaaCTGTGATCAGAAACAGTAGAAGACTGTCTTCTATTTTGAGTCTTGTTACAGTATCTCATGGAAGAAACCCTAGAGGCATTCAGAAGAAACCCAAGtatcttttctttccatatacCCCTACAAAGAGCTTTGTGGTGTGTTTTCTGATTGTTTgttacttgggtttttttattaagcaGTATTTTGCACTAGAGTTCAGACAGTGACCATCAGCAACCTGCTGTGCTGAGAAAGTAATTTGCCTAAGAGAATTTGTTATTGGTAAGGAGAAAAAAGCCTGTTTAAGAAAGTGGAGGAGCATATTCAACATATACATGTCAGTACTTCTCATCTGAGCAATGTGATCTTCCTGCAGGTAAACTTCTTCAATATGCAAAGTAAAGCCTGCTCATTTAAAGGTTAACAATGGAGGGCGTAAAACATGAGAAAtccattttacagaaaaattctgGCATCCTTAGAAAGTAATTAAGCATATCTGGCAATAAATAAGCAAGACTTTAATTTAGATTCTTCCCTGCTGAGGAATCCAAAATGCTTTCATAAAGACCAATTTGAAACTCCTACAGAAGTTTCCCACTTCAATTATAAATAAAGAGTAATATTTCATATGCAGATTTGTCTGTTCTACTTTTTAGTGCTAAAAATGTGGACATGCAAAAATCAAAAGCTGTCCTTAGTACAGACCAGATTCCCATCTGTGAAAGCCAGTGcatattttcaaacacagaactTCCTAATAAAGCTTTAAATATAGACCTCCCTTTTCTGGGCTGAGTTGCACTAATATTTTGAGTTGGAACACTTTGAATATTGCAGTTTGTaagtatttttctctgctttgctgaCATGACCCTCCTGACACAAAATGACCTGTTCAAGGCAGCTAAATAGTTTAATGGCAGCGTCAAACTGAGCACCTAGATTCTCAGATTACTCTCTAATGTAGCCGATTCAGGACACGCAGAATTTAAACCTTTCTGACATCAAGCATTATAGCTGCACAGAACCTGAAAGATTACTTGCACCTATTATCTGCACATGAAAGGCAGAAAGCCAGAGAAAGCTGAAACCTTGCTGAGTGATACTGGCAGCTTTTAGAGCTCACAGCAAGCCTCTCTCTTTAACCTAATCTCAACATTTTATCTACCAGCCTATCTAACTGTTACCTATGGCAGTTAGTTCTTCAAACTCTGCATGGCAAGCAACAGCATTACCTTtatctgtttttaatttcttgcttttcattGATTATCTTTTCTCCTTGATGTGTTTCCTTGATTTGTTGCTTCAAATTCACAGCATGTTTAAGTTTTTTCCAAGATGCACCATTTATGATTTATCCACAGATGTGTAACAGCACTAAAGAACACTCAATTAATTTGTGTCCAAGATACAGTTTTACTCagaaaatgttctaaaagctgTATGTTAGCTCCAAGCTCTGAACATTGAAAGGCACTGCATTTTGTTCTGCCTGCTCAATTCAGAAAGAATTAGAAGTAATTTCTTTACTGAAGTGCATGTTTCTATAAATGGCAGCATTCATGAAGTGAGGCAGCACCCTCTTAAAAAACAGAATGTAAAGACCTTATTAAACACACGCTGCTTGCAAAGAAAATGGAGTAATTCTATTTAGACATCCTCTTCTGCTTATGATGACTGGCATCTCAAAACATCATCTAACAGTCTGCTGCATGCCAGTACTCTCAGTAACAATTAACATCTGGATATGCTTTCATATACTTTGTGTAACAATGAAACAAAAGGTGTACTGGTTATTCAGTAAATTAAGTTGAATtgcttaaaaatacattagTATTTTGTCTGTGCCTCCAAAAAATAGCTACATACATAGCTGAACGTAAGTAATTGACAGCTTTAAGGCTGCAAAGTTCTCAAGTACTATGCTTACACATAGATCAGACTCAGATGGGGAAGAGCAAACTGTGTAGATGATGACATAATTCAATGCAGAACAGCACAATCTTCCTTTTCAGACTCGGTGAACGGAGAGCCAAATCTAGCTGCTTAGACTATGTGAATGGCCCCACATACCTTTAGGAAAAAGCATAAACAACTTTTAGGACATAAAGAGACTATAGAATTGCTGCAGCCTGAAACTTAGAATACTGTTCATATTTCAAGAGTTTCTTCTTCCAACATACCAATAAGAActcttattttctgaaatgttcagCCCTGTCTGAAACAGGATCTGTATCTTTTCCACCTTTGAGGACCAAAAGGAGAATTCTGTCCTGAGCAGttacatttacatttctctCATGTCAGATGGCTTCCTCTAGGAGGACTCAGAGTGGCTAATTCAGTTACATACAACAAGGCTCCAGCCTTGCTACACACAAGCAAAGGCATTCCACAAGAGCAGCCTGATGAATGCATGTTGCCTAAGTACTGTGAAGTACTGCAGTAGGAGCAGTGTATTCCTGAGAACCTGGAAGTATTTGCTGTAATTCAGAAGCTTATTTCCACCCACCAAAGAGTATCACTCTGGTCAATGAGTTCATCTGGTGGACAATGCGCAGCATACAGCAAGATCTTCCATTGCTTGTAAATGCCACAGTCAGTCTTGTGCCATCAGTTCCCTGTGGCACTAATAAACTGAAATAAGACTTTTCATTCAATCCTCCTTGGTTTTTCTGCACTCATATGCAGCTCACCACCAAGAGTGCTTTTCTAAGAGGCTGATAGAATAAAAGTCTGGTCCAAAAAATCTTAACTTTTATAGTCCAAATCTGTAATCAGTGAAAAACTCAAATTTACACCTAAGAAAATACCTGAtacaaattaaaggaaaagcaGTAATTTGGTACAAAAAATTCGCATCACAGTCTACCTGTGTAGAAGGCTAAAGTTTAATTCATCCTTACAGCTCTGCCTGAGTAAGTGCTACCATTCATAACCCTCCTGGTGAGCATTTCAGTAAACTTGTATTCTTTTTGTCCAAGTGAATGGATTCCTTGAACAGTATTAATACATATGCCAAGAGGCAAGctaaaaatacagtgtttttcATGGCCCTTTTCACTACCAGATTGCATCTAGCAAAGACAGAAACCCTGAACTATTGTTTATATTTACCTGGTCCTTTCTAATTTTCCTAATTGTACTACTTATAAGCTTATTTGGTAATTAAATTTGACAGTCTCTTGTCTCCTTagtgaaaacaatttttaaataataactgCACAGCTCCTTTAATGAGTCTGTAAAGGGTATCTCAAATATAAAAGATTTCAAGGCTCTATGAAATTACAAGACTCTGGAATCGGGAGGGAAACAAATGTATTCTGGCACTAAAATCCCATCTCTCAGTAAAccaacatatttaagaaaaaaacagctttttaacTATCTATGACAACATTCTATTCCTTGCAATGATGCTGATTCGGTATTCACAGAATAAAAGCAAGATTTGCCATTATGTACCAAAAACTTTCTCAGTTAAAATTTGCAAACAGACAGCTCTGCAATCTGCAGCACTTCTCTCTCAATACCTCACAAAATCTCAAAAGGCATTCCTGAAACTACCTCCTTTTCATCAAGTCGCAAGTAAAATCTGTGTTTTGGACCCAAGCGAGTCATATGATACCCCCTGAAGTATCATCCAGCAACACCAAGGTTTGCAGGACTGCTTGAGGTAAGGACACAAACACAGACCTGCAAAAAGTCTCCACTTGCTGGGAAACTGAACCCAGAATTCATTTCCCATAACCAAGTAAGGGAAGAGCCGTACCTGAGAAACtctttccccagctcctccacgTAAGAAAAGCCTCAGAGTTCCCCTGAGGTTTCCAGAAAACACCTCTAGAGGGCGATTTAAGATCCTCCTTCAAATTTACTAGGTGACAcctccagaccctcagccccctctAAAGCACATCCATCACCTGGATAGATGGACCATTActaagatttttattattttaaggatACAATTGAGATGCATCTTAGTATAAAAGGACATTTCATCGCAGTTACCATTATGGTTTTAACTGGCTTTTTCTCCTAGGCCTGGCCAATTGCTGCCTGTGAAAGATATTACTGCCTGGGTCTTGCTGTTTCCAACATGACATGGAATGTATTTGACTTCTGGCTCTTCTCTGATTTTGAGTGCAATAGCTGCAAGTCATGTCCAAGGCCAAGTGTCTGAGTGTCTTGTAAGTGTCTCAAATAAGCTTCAGCAAATGATCACTGTACCACAGGCATGATATGTACTTCCTAACCCTGAGCACAACATTATGCTCAGTAATAAAGAGCTTCCCAGCCATCAGTGGTCTTTTTCAACCCTTAAATGCGTGTGAAGAATTGCTGccattctgctgctttcagccccaattctcttttctttcttcatctt from Vidua macroura isolate BioBank_ID:100142 chromosome Z, ASM2450914v1, whole genome shotgun sequence includes these protein-coding regions:
- the INIP gene encoding SOSS complex subunit C isoform X2, giving the protein MAANPSGQGFQNKNRVAILAELDKEKRKLLMQNQSSTNHPGASIALARSPLNKDFRDHAEQQHIAAQQKAALQHAHAHSSGYFITQDSAFGNLILPVLPRLEAE